In a single window of the Bacteroidota bacterium genome:
- a CDS encoding ferritin-like domain-containing protein yields the protein MKTNTTKNSEALEEIPDNHRREFLKYSAIGAGVLFSSILFPGCRKDQPELPGANKGVDLGSGDIGVLNYAYALEQLEAAFYTQIIATPYSGMSSEEGKIMEDLRRHEVAHRD from the coding sequence ATGAAAACAAACACGACTAAAAATAGTGAGGCTTTGGAAGAAATCCCAGATAATCACAGGAGGGAGTTTTTAAAATACTCAGCCATAGGTGCAGGAGTACTCTTTTCTTCCATACTTTTTCCCGGCTGTAGAAAGGATCAGCCAGAGTTGCCTGGGGCAAATAAAGGTGTAGACCTAGGAAGCGGTGACATAGGAGTCCTTAATTATGCATATGCGCTTGAGCAATTGGAAGCGGCCTTTTATACTCAGATTATTGCTACACCATATAGTGGCATGTCATCAGAAGAAGGAAAAATTATGGAAGACTTGAGAAGGCATGAAGTGGCCCATAGGGATT
- a CDS encoding T9SS type A sorting domain-containing protein — MLDSAFKVFPNPSDGLFSLTYLADEALKGKLKIISFNGQVVLEAEKTFGIGAVINIDLQGLAAGHYILEIETEKGKITKQLILK, encoded by the coding sequence ATGCTGGACTCTGCATTCAAGGTTTTTCCAAACCCTTCTGATGGATTATTTAGCCTAACATATTTAGCAGATGAGGCTTTAAAAGGCAAATTAAAAATCATTTCATTTAATGGCCAGGTAGTTTTGGAAGCGGAAAAAACATTCGGAATTGGCGCTGTTATCAATATTGATTTACAAGGGCTTGCAGCTGGCCATTATATTCTTGAAATTGAAACTGAAAAAGGAAAAATAACTAAGCAATTAATTCTAAAATAA